The Nitrospira sp. genome has a segment encoding these proteins:
- a CDS encoding IS630 family transposase, which yields RALKAAIRHYITVTNTHPKPFTWTKTADEILASVARFCQRTSETGH from the coding sequence CGAGCCCTCAAGGCCGCCATCCGGCACTACATCACGGTCACCAATACACACCCCAAACCCTTCACATGGACGAAGACCGCCGACGAAATCCTGGCCAGCGTGGCCCGATTTTGTCAGCGAACTTCGGAGACAGGACACTAG
- a CDS encoding DUF433 domain-containing protein: MICKEYIVRDATICGGEPVVKGTRVTVRTILAGLKLSAYCTGRS, translated from the coding sequence ATGATCTGCAAAGAGTACATCGTCCGTGATGCGACTATCTGCGGAGGAGAGCCTGTGGTCAAAGGAACGCGGGTGACGGTACGCACGATTCTCGCCGGCCTCAAGTTGTCTGCTTATTGCACCGGACGATCCTGA
- a CDS encoding HigA family addiction module antitoxin yields the protein MSRMHNPPHPGETLREDILPALGLTVTQAAAQLGVTRAALSRVLNGRAAISPEMALRLEGWLGVKNGGRADVWVAQQAAYDLWQARKTGVPRVRRAIVLEA from the coding sequence ATGAGCCGAATGCATAATCCCCCGCACCCAGGCGAAACATTGAGAGAGGATATTTTGCCTGCCCTGGGCTTGACCGTGACGCAAGCCGCGGCGCAACTGGGGGTGACCCGTGCCGCCTTGTCGCGCGTCTTGAATGGACGAGCGGCGATCTCTCCGGAAATGGCCTTGCGATTAGAAGGATGGCTCGGCGTGAAAAATGGAGGCCGCGCTGATGTGTGGGTGGCACAGCAGGCTGCGTATGATTTGTGGCAGGCCCGCAAGACCGGCGTGCCAAGAGTACGACGGGCCATTGTGCTCGAAGCGTGA
- a CDS encoding type II toxin-antitoxin system RelE/ParE family toxin: protein MIRSFRHKGLQAFFETGSKAGIQPHHAARLGRQLARLDLAQTAADMNVPGWGLHGLAGTLAGRYAVSVSENWRLTFGFDGGDVLLIDYQDYH, encoded by the coding sequence ATGATTAGGTCATTTCGGCACAAGGGGCTACAAGCCTTTTTTGAAACAGGCAGCAAGGCGGGTATCCAGCCGCACCATGCGGCCCGGCTCGGGCGACAACTGGCCAGACTTGACCTGGCCCAAACGGCGGCGGATATGAATGTGCCGGGGTGGGGGCTGCATGGATTGGCCGGCACTCTTGCAGGCCGGTATGCGGTGTCCGTGAGCGAAAATTGGCGACTGACCTTTGGTTTCGATGGCGGGGATGTCCTCCTCATCGATTACCAAGATTATCACTAG